Proteins from one Panicum virgatum strain AP13 chromosome 7K, P.virgatum_v5, whole genome shotgun sequence genomic window:
- the LOC120641672 gene encoding V-type proton ATPase subunit G1-like, with protein MDANRRQSGIQQLLAAEQEAQQIVNAARAAKSARLRQAKEEAEREIAEYRSQMEAEFQRKVAESSGDSGANVKRLEQETAAKIEQLNQQAASISPEVIQMLLRHVTTVKN; from the exons ATGGATGCGAACAGACGCCAGAGTGGAATTCAGCAGTTGTTGGCTGCAGAGCAAGAGGCTCAGCAAATTGTAAATGCAGCTAGGGCAG CCAAATCGGCAAGGCTTAGACAAGCCAAGGAGGAAGCTGAGAGGGAAATAGCTGAATACCGCTCCCAAATGGAGGCTGAATTCCAGAGAAAAGTTGCAGAG AGTAGTGGTGACTCCGGTGCAAATGTTAAACGTCTTGAGCAAGAGACAGCGgcaaaaattgaacaactcaATCAACAGGCTGCAAGTATCTCCCCTGAAGTCATTCAGATGCTGCTGAGGCATGTGACCACTGTGAAGAACTAA
- the LOC120640313 gene encoding uncharacterized protein LOC120640313 has protein sequence MIQQGKETSDPENGRQCPFFEELHAVFTERARNMQRQLLESESGASVKRKLKRPIGDRSSGESDGEDDGGEETEDEKPMHIRKRKADDKKQQSQRMPEKSRTGVSSIHELLQDFLAQQQRIDIHWQEMMERRAQERVVFEQEWRQTMQKLEQERLMLEHSWMQREEQRRMREEARAEKRDALLTTLLNKLLQEDLYILIPICTLNVVFKRKEKWSCDLYSRMCLDINPVFQLKCFQPAAGLARELDKGGPEAEGTGAAAMEVRPLPLLLAQHHHPRLPGLLPDHPTYCLPSPRLRVRVRDRRLKRLAAVPSWRPHGSQADAPGRTGWEWAPNAAVALVLQLAMCSLLFLFPSRARALALPPPASASAAVEAAQEEEDQEWEAALQKWKTKTYALSVPLRIVALRGSFPPLWIKDFVESQGKRLKFSPELRANLDGIFSDMSQCMDKGQVQPKSAMAADIVSIGDSWLGYAIRMGLLEPVKNAEEQDWFRSLSDRWKVHLCRNQNGEAVPNGSVWGVPYRWGTMVIAYKKNKFKRHNLKPIQDWEDLWRPELAGKISMVDSPREVIGAVLKHLGSSYNTVDMETDVNGGREAVLESFTQLQKQVQLFDSMNYLKSFSVGDVWVAVGWSSDVIPAAKRMSNVAVVVPKSGSSLWADLWVIPCATRLQTDQIGGRTRGPSPLIHQWFDFCLQSARSLPFRRDVIPGASPLHLENPVPEVPQDKNKRKPKLDTNLVRGVPPPEILEKCEFLEPLSGKALEDYQWLVSRMQRPRPGLFDTVLQKISSVFDLKSRF, from the exons ATGATTCAACAGGGGAAAGAAACTTCTGATCCTGAAAATGGCAGACAGTGTCCCTTCTTCGAGGAGCTGCACGCCGTCTTCACAGAACGTGCTAGAAATATGCAGCGCCAACTCCTTGAGTCTGAATCTGGAGCTTCTGTTAAAAGGAAACTGAAGCGACCTATTGGTGACCGGTCATCTGGGGAGTCTGACGGCGAGGATGATGGTGGTGAAGAAACCGAAGATGAGAAACCCATGCACATCAGAAAGAGGAAAGCTGATGACAAGAAGCAGCAATCCCAACGAATgccagagaagtcaagaacagGTGTTTCAAGCATCCATGAACTGCTGCAGGATTTCCTGGCACAGCAACAGCGTATTGACATCCATTGGCAGGAGATGATGGAAAGGCGTGCCCAGGAACGGGTTGTTTTTGAACAAGAATGGAGGCAGACGATGCAGAAGCTGGAGCAGGAGAGGTTGATGCTGGAACACTCGTGGATGCAACGTGAGGAACAAAGAAGAATGAGAGAAGAAGCACGAGCTGAGAAAAGGGACGCTCTCCTGACCACACTGTTGAACAAACTCCTCCAAGAAGACTTGTA CATTT TGATACCAATTTGCACCCTTAATGTGGTCtttaaaaggaaagaaaaatggtCATGTGATCTGTATAGTCGAATGTGTCTGGATATCAATCCTGTGTTTCAGCTTAAGTGCTTTCAACCAGCAGCCGGGCTTGCGCGAGAACTGGATAAGGGAGGGCCAGAGGCAGAGGGAACCGGGGCAGCGGCGATGGAGGTGCGGCCGCTCCCTCTTCTCCTCGCCCAACACCACCACCCTCGCCTCCCCGGGCTCCTCCCCGATCACCCTACCTACTGCCTACCCAGCCCCCGCCTCCGAGTCCGCGTCCGCGATCGCAGGCTGAAGCGGCTCGCCGCGGTGCCTTCCTGGCGTCCACACGGCAGCCAGGCCGACGCGCCCGGCCGCACTGGCTGGGAGTGGGCGCCGAACGCCGCGGTGGCGCTGGTGCTCCAGCTGGCCATGTGCTCGCTCCTGTTTCTCTTCCCTTCTCGCGCCCGAGCTCTCGCGCTCCCGCCCCCTGCTAGCGCCTCCGCGGCCGTTGAGGccgcgcaggaggaggaggaccaggagTGGGAGGCCGCGCTGCAGAAGTGGAAGACCAAGACGTACGCGCTCTCGGTGCCCCTCAGGATCGTCGCGCTCCGCGGCTCCTTCCCTCCCTTGTGGATTAAG GATTTCGTTGAATCTCAGGGCAAGAGGCTCAAATTCAGCCCCGAGCTCCGTGCTAATCTTGATGGGATCTTTTCTGATATGTCCCAATGTATGGACAAGGGTCAGGTTCAGCCGAAGTCCGCAATGGCAGCTGATATTGTGTCGATCGGGGACTCTTGGCTCGGCTATGCCATACGTATGGGATTGTTAGAACCTGTCAAGAATGCTGAAGAACAGGATTGGTTTCGTAGCCTGAGTGACAGATGGAAG GTTCATTTGTGCAGGAACCAGAATGGAGAGGCAGTTCCTAATGGCTCAGTATGGGGAGTTCCATACAGATGGGGTACCATGGTCATCGCGTACAAGAAAAACAAGTTCAAAAGGCATAATTTGAAACCAATACAG GATTGGGAGGATTTGTGGAGACCTGAACTTGCTGGGAAGATTTCAATGGTTGATTCTCCGAGAGAGGTTATTGGTGCAGTTCTGAAGCACCTGGGGTCATCATATAACACAGTTGACATGGAAACAGATGTCAATGGTGGTAGAGAAGCAGTCTTGGAAAGCTTTACACAACTACAAAAGCAG GTCCAACTATTCGACAGCATGAACTATCTGAAATCATTTAGTGTTGGAGATGTATGGGTTGCAGTGGGCTGGAGCAGTGATGTGATTCCTGCTGCAAAGCGAATGTCTAATGTTGCGGTGGTTGTTCCCAAGTCAGGCAGCAGCCTATGGGCTGATCTATGG GTGATACCATGTGCAACAAGATTACAGACCGACCAAATCGGCGGCAGAACCAGAGGCCCATCCCCACTCATCCACCAATGGTTCGACTTCTGCCTACAGAGCGCTAGGAGCCTGCCCTTCCGGCGAGATGTCATCCCAGGTGCGTCACCACTGCACCTGGAGAACCCTGTGCCGGAGGTCCCTCAAGATAAGAACAAGAGGAAGCCAAAGCTGGACACGAACCTCGTCAGGGGAGTGCCTCCACCTGAGATCCTCGAGAAATGCGAGTTCTTAGAACCCCTGTCCGGTAAGGCGCTGGAGGATTACCAGTGGCTGGTGTCAAGGATGCAGAGACCACGGCCTGGTCTGTTCGATACCGTGTTGCAAAAGATATCAAGTGTATTTGACTTGAAATCGAGATTTTAG
- the LOC120641667 gene encoding maltose excess protein 1-like, chloroplastic: MSPSPLPSLRLPLRPAAPLPRTRAPTSAAAAAGSSLAPSPSPRAALLLKPLAAAPYRHQPALLLHQRRRDGPPAIAATATSKPALKDPKKYQEWDSVTAKFAGAANVPFLLLQLPQIVLNARNLLAGNKTALFAVPWLGMLTGLLGNLSLLSYFAKKKETEAAIVQTLGVISTYAVLVQLAMAESMPVPQFVATSVVVAAGLILNFLNYLGWLPGTLWLLWEDFITVGGLAVLPQVMWSTFVPFIPNSVLPGIISGSLALAAVTMARMGKLSDAGIKFVGSLSGWTATLLFMWMPVAQMWTNYLNPSNIKGLSAFSMLLAMLGNGLMIPRAVFIRDLMWFTGSIWASVLQGWGNLACMYFFGSISREFFFATTSGLFLWLGFTFWRDTIAYGNSSPLTSLKELVFGK; this comes from the exons ATGTCGCCTTCGCCGTTGCCcagcctccgcctcccgctCCGCCCGGCCGCGCCTCTCCCCCGCACTCGCGCACccacctcggcggcggcggcggcgggctcctccctcgcgccctcgccgtcgccgcgcgccgcgctgcTCCTTAAACccctcgccgcggcgccgtACCGCCACCAGCccgcgctcctcctccaccagcggCGCCGGGATGGGCCGCCAGCGATTGCCGCGACCGCCACCTCCAAGCCGGCCCTCAAG GACCCGAAGAAGTACCAGGAGTGGGACTCCGTCACTGCCAAGTTCGCCGGCGCGGCCAACGTCCCCTTCCTCCTGCTCCAGCTCCCGCAGATCGTCCTCAACGCCCGCAACCTCCTCGCCGGCAACAAGACCGCCCTCTTCGCCGTCCCGTGGCTC GGGATGCTCACTGGTCTGCTCGGGAATCTGTCCCTGCTCTCCTATTTCGCCAAGAAGAAGGAGACGGAGGCTGCCATCGTGCAGACTCTGGGCGTTATCTCCACCTACGCGGTCCTCGTGCAGCTTGCCATGGCGGAGTCCATGCCGGTGCCGCAGTTCGTCGCCACTTCAGTCGTCGTGGCTGCAGGGCTCATCCTTAACTTCCTCAATTACTTAGGGTGGCTGCCTGGAACCCTCTGGTTGCTGTGGGAGGATTTCATCACAGTCGGTGGCCTTGCCGTGCTCCCTCAG GTCATGTGGTCAACATTTGTTCCCTTCATCCCCAATAGCGTACTGCCTGGCATAATCTCTGGTTCGTTGGCTCTTGCAGCTGTTACAATG GCAAGGATGGGCAAGCTTTCTGATGCAGGGATTAAGTTTGTTGGGTCATTGTCTGGTTGGACAGCCACACTTCTATTCATGTGGATGCCAGTGGCACAGATG TGGACAAATTACCTCAACCCAAGTAACATCAAAGGGTTGTCAGCTTTCAGTATGCTGCTTGCAATGCTTGGAAATGGACTTATGATTCCTCGTGCTGTATTCATCCGTGATTTGATGTG GTTCACAGGTTCTATTTGGGCATCTGTCCTACAGGGTTGGGGTAACTTGGCATGCATGTACTT CTTTGGTAGCATCAGCAGAGAATTTTTCTTTGCAACAACATCTGGGCTCTTTCTATGGCTAG GATTCACTTTCTGGAGAGATACCATTGCCTATGGCAACAGCtcgcccttgacttctttgaagGAGCTGGTTTTCGGGAAGTGA
- the LOC120641668 gene encoding pectin acetylesterase 7-like, translating to MAASRARLSRAAAVLGFLLLAASAEAGPAEVEMVFLKNAVAKGAVCLDGSPPVYHFSAGSGSGANNWVVHMEGGGWCRNTDECAVRKGNFRGSSKFMRPLSFSGILGGSQKSNPDFYNWNRVKVRYCDGSSFTGDVEAVESGKNIYYRGFRVWRTIMDDLLTVRGMNKAQNVLLSGCSAGGLAAILHCDRFHDLFPATTKVKCFSDAGYFLDGKDISGNNYARSIYKNVVTLHGSAKNLPASCTSKQPAELCMFPQYVVPTLRTPLFILNAAYDSWQIKNVLAPSPADPKKTWAQCKLDIKSCSPSQLTTLQNFRTDFLAALPKPGQSPSLGMFIDSCNAHCQSGAQDTWLADGSPLVNKTQIGKAVGDWYNDREVSQKIDCPYPCNPTCKNREDD from the exons ATGGCGGCGTCCCGGGCACGGCTGagccgtgcggcggcggtgctgggctTCCTCCTGCTGGCGGCGTCAGCCGAGGCCGGTCCGGCGGAAGTGGAGATGGTGTTCCTGAAGAACGCGGTGGCCAAAGGAGCAG TGTGCTTGGATGGGAGCCCCCCGGTCTACCACTTCTCGGCCGGCTCTGGCTCTGGCGCCAACAACTGGGTGGTTCACATGGAG GGAGGAGGGTGGTGCAGGAATACTGACGAGTGTGCGGTCCGGAAGGGCAACTTCAGGGGCTCCTCGAAGTTCATGAGGCCGCTCTCGTTTTCAGGGATATTGGGCGGCAGCCAGAAATCCAACCCTG ATTTCTACAATTGGAATAGAGTGAAGGTCAGATACTGTGATGGTTCATCATTTACTGGTGACGTTGAGGCCGTGGAATCT GGGAAAAACATCTATTACAGAGGTTTCAGAGTTTGGCGCACCATCATGGATGATCTACTTACTGTGAGAGGGATGAACAAGGCACAAAAT GTCCTTCTTTCTGGATGTTCAGCCGGAGGGCTAGCAGCAATACTACACTGTGACAGATTCCATGATCTGTTTCCAGCGACGACAAAGGTCAAGTGCTTTTCTGATGCTGGATATTTTCTTGACGG GAAGGATATCTCCGGCAACAATTATGCCAGATCAATATATAAGAATGTTGTGACTCTTCAT GGATCAGCCAAAAATTTACCAGCTTCATGTACCTCAAAGCAACCAGCTGAACTG TGTATGTTCCCGCAGTATGTAGTCCCAACATTGCGCACACCACTGTTCATACTTAATGCAGCCTACGATTCATGGCAG ATCAAGAACGTCCTAGCACCTAGTCCAGCTGATCCGAAGAAGACCTGGGCCCAATGCAAACTTGATATCAAGAGCTGCTCCCCCAGTCAACTCACAACCTTGCAAA ATTTCAGGACAGACTTTCTGGCAGCACTTCCTAAACCAGGGCAGTCTCCATCTCTAGGCATGTTCATCGACTCATGCAATGCTCACTGCCAATCTGGGGCCCAAGATACATGGTTGGCCGATGGATCTCCCTTGGTTAATAAGACG CAAATTGGCAAAGCAGTGGGAGACTGGTACAACGATAGGGAGGTCTCTCAGAAGATCGATTGCCCGTACCCCTGCAATCCAACTTGCAAGAACCGTGAGGatgattga
- the LOC120641671 gene encoding multiple organellar RNA editing factor 2, chloroplastic-like, with product MATAARAVVAARPARPLLPSWRLLSFSSVRAPWQRGGVGSVRCMARRPDSSYSPLRSGQGGDRAPTEMAPLFPGCDYEHWLIVMDKPGGEGATKQQMIDCYIQTLAQVVGSEEEAKKRIYNVSCERYFGFGCEIDEETSNKLEGLPGVLFVLPDSYVDAENKDYGAELFVNGEIVQRSPERQRRVEPVPQRAQDRPRYSDRTRYVKRRENQSYQR from the exons atggccaccgcagcgcgcgccgtcgtcgccgcccgccCTGCGCGGCCGCTCCTCCCGTCTTGGCGCCTCCTGTCCTTCTCCTCCGTCCGCGCCCCgtggcagcgcggcggcgtcgggtcCGTCCGCTgcatggcgcggcggccggactcCTCCTACTCGCCGCTGCGGTCGGGGCAGGGAGGTGACCGCGCGCCCACGGAGATGGCGCCGCTGTTCCCCGGGTGCGACTACGAGCACTGGCTCATCGTCATGGACAAGCCCGGCGGGGAGGGCGCCACCAAGCAGCAGATGATCGATTGCTACATCCAGACCTTGGCCCAGGTCGTGGGGAG cgaggaggaggcgaagAAGAGGATATACAACGTGTCCTGCGAGCGCTATTTCGGATTCGGATGCGAGATTGATGAGGAAACATCCAACAAGCTTGAAG GTCTTCCAGGTGTTCTTTTTGTGCTTCCTGACTCTTATGTTGATGCCGAGAACAAGGATTATGGTG CGGAGTTATTTGTGAATGGGGAAATTGTTCAGCGATCACCAGAAAGGCAGAGAAGGGTGGAGCCAGTACCTCAGAGAGCCCAAGATAGGCCCAGGTACAGTGACCGGACTCGCTATGTGAAGCGCAGGGAGAACCAGTCTTACCAGCGATGA
- the LOC120641670 gene encoding thylakoid lumenal 29 kDa protein, chloroplastic-like — MAGAAFLSTAQAPALLGARGVAASPSVSSPARRHLHIQVYCKGNVEGIEAADHEEGLRFRRRDFIGGCVGTAIGLEFIEGSTKFTGVATAADLIERRQRSEFQSSIKDTLYTAIKAKPELVPSLLTLALNDAITYDKATKTGGANGSIRLEISRPENSGLSAALDLLTEAKKEIDSKSKGGPISFADLIQFAAQSALKRSFLDAAIAKCGGNEEKGRTLYSAYGSNGQWGLFDKTFGRTDTQEADPEGRVPNWSKASVQEMKDRFVAVGLGPRQLAVMSAFLGPDQAATEERLIADPDCRPWVEKYQRSRETVSRTDYEVDLITTLTKLSSLGQKINYEAYTYPKPKIDLGKLKL, encoded by the exons ATGGCGGGGGCGGCCTTCCTCTCGACCGCGCAGGCTCCCGCGCTGCTCGGCGCCCGCGGCGTCGCTGCCTCGCCGTCCGTTTCGTCTCCGGCGCGGAGGCACCTGCAC ATTCAAGTCTACTGCAAGGGCAATGTTGAGGGCATTGAGGCCGCTGATCATGAAGAGGGTCTGCGATTCCGGAGAAGGGACTTCATCGGCGGCTGCGTCGGGACGGCCATTGGTCTG GAATTTATTGAGGGCTCCACCAAATTCACAGGAGTGGCTACTGCAGCTGATCTCATCGAGCGTAGGCAACGCTCTGAGTTCCAAT CAAGCATCAAGGATACCCTCTATACAGCTATAAAG GCTAAGCCAGAGCTCGTTCCATCTTTGTTGACCTTGGCCCTGAATGATGCCATCACATATGATAAG GCCACAAAAACTGGAGGTGCAAATGGATCTATCAGGCTAG AAATAAGCAGACCTGAAAACAGTGGGCTCTCTGCTGCGTTGGATCTGCTGACTGAAGCCAAAAAGGAGATAGATTCCAAATCCAAGGGAGGTCCAATTTCATTTGCAGATCTGATCCAGTTTGCAG CACAATCAGCGCTGAAGAGATCATTTCTTGATGCGGCAATTGCCAAATGTGGTGGAAATGAAGAGAAGGGAAGAACCCTATACTCTGCATATGGTTCAAACGGGCAG TGGGGTCTGTTCGACAAAACATTCGGGAGAACAGATACACAAGAAGCTGACCCAGAGGGAAGGGTACCTAATTGGAGCAAAGCTTCTGTTCAGGAGATGAAGGATAGGTTTGTTGCTGTTGGGTTGGGTCCTCGCCAG CTTGCTGTGATGTCAGCCTTCCTTGGACCTGACCAGGCTGCTACGGAGGAACGACTGATTGCTGATCCAGATTGCCGTCCATGGGTCGAGAAGTACCAACGGAGTCGTGAGACAGTCTCCCGGACAGACTATGAA GTTGACCTGATAACCACACTCACAAAGCTGAGCTCCCTTGGCCAGAAGATAAATTACGAAGCCTACACTTACCCCAAGCCAAAGATTGACCTGGGTAAATTGAAACTGTGA